In the Elizabethkingia bruuniana genome, ATAATAATATTCCTTAGCATCTCTATGTAATCATTTATCGGGATACGTCTTTTGAAAGTATCCAGAAAAGGGTATACTGATCTTAAGTCTTCCTCATATTGGCGTTGAAAACCAAAAAGAGAAGGGAAAGCCTGTAATTCGATTAGCTGAGGTTCCAGCTCTCCGGATTCATTTCTGCAGATTCCGAAATCAATTGCCAGAAAATGATAATGGGAATCATCACCGGGAACCAAAGACTGAGAAGGAATCGCTTTGTTTAGTTCTTCGGCAGAAAAAGAATCTATTTGCTGGATAATAGACTCGGCTGCATTAAATAGTTTTTCCTGAAAAACTTTATCAACAAAAATCGGGCTTTCTGAAAGTCTGAATCCAATTTCTGTAGATGAATGTTGCTGACAGGTATCTTTTAGTTTTTGATATTTCTCTGGTGAGAAAGCATCATTAAACTGCTTTCTGAGATTAGGAATCATATCATATCTGTGTTTTTAGGCCAGGGAAACAGTTTTAGAAATCTGCTGTGCGGCAAACTCCAAAAATACTGGCAGGATTTCTTTTCTTGTAAGTACTACTTTATCTTCGTCGTCAATACGGTCTATTGTTTCCTGATATTTATCCAGTCCGTAATCTTCAATAATACTGTTTTTGTATTTTTCAACTTTCAGAGATTCCAGAAAGCCTTCCGGATCTGCTTCCGGGTGGAATTGAGTTCCAAATATCTCTTCGGAAAACCGAATAGCCATTACAGCCCTTTCCAGATCAACATATGGACGTTCTTTCTCCAGTGCCAAAATCTGCATTCCGTGTTTTTCCAGATGATTTGTTTTAGGCTGTATAACCTGATAAGCTCTGGAATCTACTGCATAGAAAGGTTCGGGAAGATTTTTCAGTAAAAAATCTTTTTCACCAGCTTCTGTCTTATGGATCGGCATAACTCCGAAAGAATAAGACTTTCTTTGAGTAACTTCAGCCAGATCCCAATAAATGCAGGCTAGCTGGAATGAATGGCAGATAAGAAACATATACTTTTTAGATTCATTTTCTTTGTTATGTTTCCATACAGCATTCAGAAAACGATTGTAATTCTCCTCCCATACAAAACCTTCCTTATGCGGATTTCCGGGACCTCCGGAAGAAATGAAAATATCAAAATCTTCGATTTTAGGCATTTCATATTTGTGACGAACGTCAAAAATCTCAATACTGACCTGATATCCGGAATTGGCTTTGAATGTTTCCGATATAGCTTTTATATTTCGCATCCCTTGGTTAGGATGATTGTTGTTCATGTCGAGTATTGCAATTTTTATTTCGTGGTTCATAATCTGTATATTTTCTACAAATGTAATAAAGTAAAAAGTTGTTTTCCAGTGTTCTGTGGTATTAGAGTACGGATTTTTCGGTTTCACGAATCATATAGTCTACAACCTTCTTGATGTCGCCAGTTTCATGGAAAACCTTTAGCTGTCGATCAGCGCCGGTTCCCATTTTTATAATTTCACGGGCATATTCCGCTTCTTTACGACAGCCCAGTTCATCAACAACATCATCTATAAATTCCAGTAATTCATCCAACAAAATAGCATAAGGTACACTGGCCTCTTTACCAAAGTCGATAAGGTCTGCATGTATTCCGTCTTTTGAGGCCCGCCACTTATTCTCACTCAGCAATAA is a window encoding:
- a CDS encoding type 1 glutamine amidotransferase, which gives rise to MNHEIKIAILDMNNNHPNQGMRNIKAISETFKANSGYQVSIEIFDVRHKYEMPKIEDFDIFISSGGPGNPHKEGFVWEENYNRFLNAVWKHNKENESKKYMFLICHSFQLACIYWDLAEVTQRKSYSFGVMPIHKTEAGEKDFLLKNLPEPFYAVDSRAYQVIQPKTNHLEKHGMQILALEKERPYVDLERAVMAIRFSEEIFGTQFHPEADPEGFLESLKVEKYKNSIIEDYGLDKYQETIDRIDDEDKVVLTRKEILPVFLEFAAQQISKTVSLA